The genomic DNA CCCTTATGACGCCCTTAACCTCAGGCACATCGTTTATTATCAGCTCTGCAGCCTCCACACTGGCAGCGGATGTTAGGAGAACAAGTGAGTCCGCGGGCAGGAAGGGGGCCGATTTAAGGGGAAATGCAGGAGTTATGAGCGGAACACCGGCGTCCCTCAACCTGGCATTTTTTGGGAGGACCCCATTCTCTATAAGGATCATGGATACCTGTGCCATTACAGAATCAAGGTGCCTTCTGCCACATTCACATTCTTCAAGTGCCGATTCAGTCACCTGTTCCATTATGGGTCTGAACTTCCTGAAGCCAGGGTTTATACAGCCCTCACAGGGGTCATAATAACCTTCCAGTTCATGCTTGTTATGGGCGTGAAGAACCTCCCCACAGACGGGACACCTTGCTGACATACACTTAAATATTATCCTCCACATATTAAAAGATGAGTAACATGAGGGACAAGAGGAAGGAGATTCTGAGGGAAATTCTCGGAGAATTCGCAGCGGATGAGGAAGCGACTCCAAGGGAAGAGAAAAGGGAGAGGCCTGCGGAATCGGAATTCAAGGTTGAAAAGGTGCTTGAAAAGCCAGCGCCGAAACCGGCCCCCCGCGGTCCCGATATAAAGGATGTTGAAATCATTGAGGGCGACCTCATACCCAAATACAAGGTGTCCCTTCCAAAGTTCTCTGAGAAGGAAAGGGAACTCCTCAACGAGATCCGTGAGAAACTTGTTGAGGTTGCGGTATCCAAAGGTGAGGATTTCAGGATAGACGAATCCACCTTCATGTCGGAGGTTAAGGAATTTCTCAGGGTGAAGGGGGTTCGTAATGTCGATAAGCTCGCCAAGCAGATCTCCCAGGAGATGCTGGGATACGGGGAACTTGACCCACTCATCAAGGATGATGACCTCGAGGAGATAATGGTAATCGGTGTCAACAAACCAGTCTTCGTCTATCACCGGAAGATGGGTATGATGATAACCAATGTGGTCTTCAAGGACGATGACGATATAAAGGCCATAATTGACCTCATTGCAAGGCAGGTGAACAGGCGTATAGACCAGCAGACACCCATACTGGATGCAAGGTTGCCTGATGGATCAAGGATCAATGCGACAATACCCCCTGTATCTCCAGACGGGTCGACACTCACCATACGAAAATTCAGGAAGGACCCCTTCACAGTTGTTGACCTCATAAACTTCAAGACCATGTCCTCACATCTGGCGGCCTTCCTCTGGGTCTGCACAGATGGACTCGGGGTGAAGCCATGCAACGCCATAGTCGCTGGGGGTACAGGTTCAGGTAAAACAACAACCCTCAACACAGTATCCGCCTTTGTACCCCCTACCGAGCGTATCATCACAATTGAGGATACACTGGAACTTCAGCTGCCCCACACCCACGTCCTGAGGATGGAGACAAGACCACCAAACATAGAGGGTAAGGGTGAACTGGACATGGACACCCTGGTTAAGAACTCCCTCCGTCAGAGACCCGACAGGGTGATCGTCGGGGAGGTCAGGGGTGGAGAGGCAATAACACTCTTCACAGCCCTCAACACAGGGCACAGTGGGTTTGGAACACTTCACGCAAACACCGCCAGGGAAACAATAACCCGTCTCATAAACCCTCCCATGAACGTGCCGAGGATAATGATACCTGCCCTTGATTTCATAATCATGCAGAACAGGATGTACCGCCCTGAAGGGGGTTCCATAAGGAGGATAACAGAGGTTGCCGAGGTTGTGGGTATGGAGGAGGGCAATGTTCAGCTCAACAGGGTCTTTGAATGGAACAGCGTAACAGATAAGGTGGAATACGTTGGAATAGCCAGCCAGACCCTCAGGGAGATAGCTGAACTCAGGGCCATAAGCATAAATGAGATAGAGGAGGAGATCGAAAGAAGAAGACTCGTCCTAGAATACCTGGCCGATGAGAACATAAGGTCCATAGATGAGGTTGGACACTACATAAATGAGTACTACAGGGACCCGGATGGTGTTCTTGACAGCATACTCTGAGGGCAGATACAATGGTCTCAATCAGGGATATATTCGATAAACTAGGAGGACTCACTCTCACATCCACGAAGAAGGTGGGGGAGGGCGTTCAGAAGCCCGTTAAGAAGATAGGTGAGATAAAGCCAAAGGCACCACCAATCGGAAAACCTGGGGGAATCTTGAAGAGGGAACCCGGGAAACCAAAGCCCGGTTTTCTCTCAAGGAGGGGGTCAGCGAGGGTTATAAGCAGGATGAAGATGACCCCTGAGGAGATAGAGGTATTCAAGGGCCTTATAGAGGCAGATAAGAGACTAGAAGAGAGAGGGGAGGACAGAGCAACCCGTGAAAGCTTTCAGAGGGCGTCCCTTGAGGAGATACTGAAGGAGGAGGAAAAGGAGCAGCTTGACCCCAAGCTCATAATGATACTTGGTGGGGGCTCAGGGGCGGTGCTGCTGATTGTGATGGTTGTCCTTGGCTTCGGGATCGAGATAGGCCTTGCAATGATGCTGGCTGTTCTCTTCATGGCCATAATCATAATATTCCTTCCGAACCTTCAGAAGGGCAAACGTTCAAGCGAGGCTTCCAGGGAACTGCCCTTTGCACTCCGTCAGATGGCCACCGAACTCAAATCAGGGCTTGGACTCCATGACAGTATGCGTTCAGTTGCAATGTCCGGCTACGGGGCCCTTTCTGAGGAGTTCGCAAGGACACTTGAGGAGATCAAGTATGGTGAGACCACTGAGAGCGCCCTTATTGAGATGAGTAACCGCATAGAATCTGATGGCCTCAAGAGGGCCGTATACCAGATCACAAGGACCCTCAACAGTGGTGGTGATCTATCCAAGACACTCAATGTTATTGCAGATGATATTGCATATGAGATGAGAATGAAGCTCAAGGATTATTCCCAGAAGCTCAACTCCTTCACCATGATCTACATGTTCCTTGCGATTCTGGGACCAGTTATATTCCTTGTCATGCTCCTGGCAGCGTCCACTGTTATGGGGTCAGTCCTTCCACCAATAGCCATTATACTGATATACCTCTTCCTCTTCCCGATGCTGGTGGGGTTCATGGCCTTCATGATCAAGAGGCTTGAGCCAAAACTTTAGATATACGGTGATACAGCATTCATCGCTCCCGAAGCACATGTAGAAGTTCATGGTACTTCTCATCCCCGAGAAGATGCATGAGTTTATGCTGTTTTTCTTCACCCAGAAAGTGAAGCAGTCTGTGGTATGCATCTGCACCTAGAAGGTGCAGGAGTTCGGGGTATGCCTCATCCACCGTTAGTTTAACATCAACATCAAATCCCGCCATCCTGAGACGGTTCATGAGGTCAGCGGTCCTGGGAAGTCTTAAACTGGCTCTTCTTATTATTTCAGGTTCTCCAAAGATTTCACCGGGTGTTCCCTCGGCTATGAGTTCGCCACTGTTTAGAACAAAGATCCTCTCAGCGAACTGGCTGAGGATTTCAACGTCGTGGGAGGATATTATAACTGTTATGCCCTCACTGCTCAGTTCAAGGAGTATGTCGATTATCCCATCGGCGGTTTCAGGGTCAAGTCCCGTTGTGGGCTCATCAAGGACCATGATTTCAGGCTTCATTGCCAGGATCCCTGCAATGGCCACCCTCTTCTTCTCACCACCGCTAAGATGATGGGGTGCCCTTTCTTCATAGCCGGACATACCCACCCTTTCAAGTGACTCCCTAACCCTTTCTTCGACTTCATCTTCACTGAGTCCAAGGTTCATGGGGCCAAAGGCAACATCATCTCTCACAGTTGGAGAGAAGAGCTGATCATCCGGGTTCTGGAAAACTATACCCACCTTCTGTCTTATCCTTATAAGTTCAGATTTGCTGTAGTTGATTTTATCCCCATCAATTATTATTTCGCCGGATGATGGCCTGAGTATCCCGTTGAGGTGAAGAAAAAGTGTTGATTTACCTGCCCCGTTGGGCCCTATGACGGCAACACGTTCGCCCCTCCCTATTTCCATGTTAATGTTCCTGAGGGCTGTGGTTCCATCGGGATAGGTGTAGCTGAGGTTCTTCACCTGAATCATTTCATCACCGGCAGGAGTGTCTGGGTGATGTGAAGAACCGCAATTACCATGATATTAGCGGCCACAAAGAGCACTTCTCTTCTTCCTATTTTGG from Methanothermobacter sp. includes the following:
- a CDS encoding ATP-binding cassette domain-containing protein; translated protein: MIQVKNLSYTYPDGTTALRNINMEIGRGERVAVIGPNGAGKSTLFLHLNGILRPSSGEIIIDGDKINYSKSELIRIRQKVGIVFQNPDDQLFSPTVRDDVAFGPMNLGLSEDEVEERVRESLERVGMSGYEERAPHHLSGGEKKRVAIAGILAMKPEIMVLDEPTTGLDPETADGIIDILLELSSEGITVIISSHDVEILSQFAERIFVLNSGELIAEGTPGEIFGEPEIIRRASLRLPRTADLMNRLRMAGFDVDVKLTVDEAYPELLHLLGADAYHRLLHFLGEEKQHKLMHLLGDEKYHELLHVLRER
- a CDS encoding type II secretion system F family protein, translating into MVSIRDIFDKLGGLTLTSTKKVGEGVQKPVKKIGEIKPKAPPIGKPGGILKREPGKPKPGFLSRRGSARVISRMKMTPEEIEVFKGLIEADKRLEERGEDRATRESFQRASLEEILKEEEKEQLDPKLIMILGGGSGAVLLIVMVVLGFGIEIGLAMMLAVLFMAIIIIFLPNLQKGKRSSEASRELPFALRQMATELKSGLGLHDSMRSVAMSGYGALSEEFARTLEEIKYGETTESALIEMSNRIESDGLKRAVYQITRTLNSGGDLSKTLNVIADDIAYEMRMKLKDYSQKLNSFTMIYMFLAILGPVIFLVMLLAASTVMGSVLPPIAIILIYLFLFPMLVGFMAFMIKRLEPKL
- a CDS encoding ATPase, T2SS/T4P/T4SS family, giving the protein MRDKRKEILREILGEFAADEEATPREEKRERPAESEFKVEKVLEKPAPKPAPRGPDIKDVEIIEGDLIPKYKVSLPKFSEKERELLNEIREKLVEVAVSKGEDFRIDESTFMSEVKEFLRVKGVRNVDKLAKQISQEMLGYGELDPLIKDDDLEEIMVIGVNKPVFVYHRKMGMMITNVVFKDDDDIKAIIDLIARQVNRRIDQQTPILDARLPDGSRINATIPPVSPDGSTLTIRKFRKDPFTVVDLINFKTMSSHLAAFLWVCTDGLGVKPCNAIVAGGTGSGKTTTLNTVSAFVPPTERIITIEDTLELQLPHTHVLRMETRPPNIEGKGELDMDTLVKNSLRQRPDRVIVGEVRGGEAITLFTALNTGHSGFGTLHANTARETITRLINPPMNVPRIMIPALDFIIMQNRMYRPEGGSIRRITEVAEVVGMEEGNVQLNRVFEWNSVTDKVEYVGIASQTLREIAELRAISINEIEEEIERRRLVLEYLADENIRSIDEVGHYINEYYRDPDGVLDSIL